The following coding sequences are from one Cryomorphaceae bacterium 1068 window:
- a CDS encoding TMEM175 family protein, which produces MLSKSYKRRQKVSATGFRYRGIITSRLENLTDAVFGFSITLLVIASEVPTNYVELEASMYGFSGFIFCILLLLGIWNNHNNFFLYYGMQDRLTKTLTFLFLFLLLFYIYPLKYLFSYLGTSLYARVKIEMGDSSEALQLALSKLNESNLTTPEWENIMIRFGLGLFFIYLLLGLMHVHALRKKESLDLNETEIYETKTFIQSYSILVMISVLSMSIVLVFGGTASAYSGSVYALVPLALGLNKKRRLKKQKQSAKDLLE; this is translated from the coding sequence ATGCTATCGAAATCTTACAAGCGAAGACAAAAAGTTTCGGCCACTGGCTTTCGATATAGAGGAATCATAACCAGTCGGCTTGAAAACCTCACGGATGCCGTTTTTGGATTTTCCATTACCCTTTTGGTGATCGCTTCAGAAGTTCCGACAAACTACGTAGAGCTTGAAGCTTCCATGTACGGATTCAGCGGATTTATCTTTTGTATCCTTTTACTATTGGGAATTTGGAATAACCACAATAACTTCTTTCTGTATTATGGGATGCAGGACAGGCTTACCAAAACCTTGACCTTCCTATTTCTCTTTCTCCTCCTTTTCTATATCTATCCGCTAAAGTATTTATTTTCCTATTTGGGCACTTCGCTTTACGCCCGAGTGAAAATAGAAATGGGCGACAGCTCTGAAGCGCTCCAACTTGCGCTCTCCAAACTGAACGAATCAAACCTTACCACACCCGAGTGGGAGAACATCATGATTAGATTCGGACTGGGGCTTTTCTTCATCTATCTCCTTTTGGGTTTGATGCATGTGCATGCTTTGAGAAAAAAGGAATCTCTCGATTTGAACGAGACAGAAATTTATGAAACCAAAACCTTCATTCAGAGCTATTCGATTCTCGTAATGATTTCAGTACTTTCAATGAGTATTGTTTTGGTATTCGGTGGAACGGCTTCTGCCTACTCGGGCTCTGTTTATGCCTTAGTTCCTCTTGCTTTGGGATTGAACAAGAAGAGACGCCTCAAGAAGCAAAAGCAATCTGCAAAGGATCTCTTGGAGTAG
- a CDS encoding universal stress protein, translated as MSKILVPTDFSSAAENAFELACQVSSVGNQEIELLHIKGGSTEKLLKEKDKTFDQLEEYLDELCKSAIERHAVKANYRIEEGSILTTIPSVASEPEIELVVMGTHGTRGLRQKLFGADALKIAERSPAPVLTVPDVVDVKSGISRIIFPHGGHENFENKVNAVAMLASHFNADVHFYSVNRPAAEISKSIHKNIDKAEEFFNQEGISTERVREDMTQFSVGFANQTIKYAETMGADMIAVMANDSGNLSFISSVDRENLINNEKGISILLVSE; from the coding sequence ATGAGCAAAATTTTAGTTCCCACCGACTTTTCTTCCGCTGCAGAAAATGCATTTGAACTCGCTTGTCAAGTATCATCAGTAGGCAATCAAGAGATTGAGCTCCTTCATATCAAAGGTGGATCAACGGAAAAACTTCTCAAAGAAAAAGACAAAACTTTCGATCAATTAGAGGAGTACCTCGATGAATTGTGCAAAAGCGCTATAGAGCGGCACGCTGTAAAAGCAAATTACCGTATTGAAGAAGGAAGTATTTTAACGACAATTCCATCTGTTGCTTCTGAGCCCGAAATTGAATTGGTAGTAATGGGAACTCACGGCACAAGGGGGCTCAGACAAAAACTTTTCGGGGCCGATGCACTAAAAATAGCAGAGCGCTCTCCCGCTCCTGTTTTGACTGTTCCTGATGTGGTAGACGTTAAGTCTGGGATCAGCCGCATCATTTTCCCTCACGGTGGGCACGAAAACTTCGAGAATAAGGTAAATGCAGTAGCGATGCTGGCGAGTCATTTTAATGCAGATGTCCATTTTTACTCGGTCAATAGACCTGCGGCGGAAATCAGTAAAAGCATCCATAAAAACATTGATAAGGCAGAAGAATTTTTCAATCAGGAAGGAATATCTACCGAGCGAGTTAGGGAAGACATGACTCAATTTTCGGTAGGATTTGCGAACCAAACCATAAAATACGCCGAAACGATGGGTGCAGATATGATCGCTGTAATGGCTAATGATAGCGGAAACCTTTCCTTTATTTCCTCGGTAGATCGAGAAAACCTTATCAATAATGAGAAAGGAATCTCCATTCTGTTGGTTTCGGAATAG
- a CDS encoding HD domain-containing protein translates to MTKYNHIYDRIFKKLEENLDPNLTYHNLEHTNLVLNWAREIAKTEGVNKRELALIEIAALYHDCGFLVSREEHEKRGCELARADLADEDFSHEEIESVCGMIMATKIPQNPTNQLERVLVDADLYYLGTDDYDKYSSFLYQELKYFNPSLTDEEWKQIQIKFLETHQYTTDFAKNNLEPAKKVHLERIKKS, encoded by the coding sequence ATGACAAAATACAACCACATTTACGACAGAATCTTCAAAAAACTTGAAGAAAATCTGGATCCGAACTTGACTTACCACAACTTGGAGCATACCAATTTGGTGCTCAATTGGGCGCGAGAAATTGCGAAAACCGAGGGTGTCAATAAGCGCGAGTTAGCACTCATCGAAATAGCAGCACTTTATCACGACTGCGGGTTTCTTGTCTCTCGAGAAGAACACGAAAAGCGTGGTTGCGAATTGGCCAGAGCTGATTTGGCCGACGAGGATTTTAGCCATGAAGAGATAGAATCCGTCTGCGGGATGATTATGGCGACAAAGATTCCTCAAAATCCCACCAACCAGTTGGAAAGGGTTTTGGTCGATGCCGACTTATATTATTTAGGCACTGACGATTATGATAAATATTCGAGTTTTCTCTACCAGGAATTAAAGTACTTCAATCCTTCATTGACTGATGAGGAGTGGAAACAGATCCAAATCAAGTTTCTCGAAACCCATCAATACACCACAGACTTCGCCAAGAACAATTTGGAACCCGCCAAGAAGGTACATCTAGAAAGAATTAAAAAATCATAA
- a CDS encoding RluA family pseudouridine synthase, whose amino-acid sequence MNTSNTETVGHGDNDFKFNCLEEHLVPCTPQMRLSDYAVSKFESLPSRKSVKKAIKRGLLLVNGEVSETGHWVKKGEVLTVIYDETVRPIYERTIEVLYQDDHLAAVQKPADIPVSGNSFRTLQNSLSFNLEPSSQKDALAVPRPVHRLDRLTGGVILIAKTLSAAAHLGSQFENRTVEKTYFAWVSGLIESPLILEEPIDKKEAITGILPLRSLKHRRFSELTLVEAKPKTGRRNQIRIHLSEAGYPILGDLNFNGLKSGKGLFLFAKKISFVHPKSSEQIEVGAKIPRKFQLT is encoded by the coding sequence ATGAATACCTCCAATACTGAAACGGTTGGGCACGGAGACAATGATTTTAAATTTAACTGCCTTGAAGAGCACTTAGTACCGTGTACTCCTCAAATGCGTCTGAGCGACTACGCCGTCTCCAAATTCGAGTCTTTACCCTCGCGCAAAAGCGTAAAAAAAGCTATTAAAAGAGGGCTACTTTTGGTCAATGGAGAGGTGTCTGAAACAGGCCATTGGGTGAAGAAAGGAGAAGTTCTCACCGTAATTTACGATGAAACGGTTAGGCCTATTTACGAAAGAACCATCGAGGTACTTTATCAAGATGATCATCTGGCGGCGGTTCAAAAACCTGCCGATATTCCCGTAAGCGGAAACTCTTTTCGTACACTGCAAAATTCGCTTTCATTCAATTTAGAGCCTTCCTCTCAAAAAGATGCCTTAGCAGTTCCTCGTCCCGTTCATCGGCTGGATCGCTTGACGGGAGGTGTTATTTTAATTGCAAAAACATTGAGCGCAGCAGCGCATTTGGGTAGTCAATTCGAAAATAGAACGGTAGAAAAGACCTATTTCGCGTGGGTTTCGGGATTGATTGAATCTCCCTTGATTCTTGAGGAACCTATTGATAAAAAAGAAGCAATTACCGGGATATTGCCTCTGAGGAGTTTGAAACACCGACGGTTCTCTGAACTAACATTAGTAGAAGCCAAACCAAAGACAGGTAGACGAAATCAAATAAGAATACATCTATCAGAAGCTGGTTATCCCATCTTGGGCGACCTTAATTTCAATGGGCTAAAGTCGGGAAAGGGTCTATTCCTATTTGCCAAGAAGATCAGTTTCGTTCACCCAAAGTCGAGTGAACAGATTGAAGTAGGAGCCAAGATTCCAAGGAAGTTCCAATTGACTTAA